A region from the Bacillus sp. Marseille-P3661 genome encodes:
- the parC gene encoding DNA topoisomerase IV subunit A: MELPLEDVLGDRFGRYSKYIIQDRALPDARDGLKPVQRRILYAMYQEGNTNEKPYRKSAKTVGNVIGNYHPHGDSSVYEAMVRMSQDWKVRNVLIQMHGNNGSIDGDPPAAMRYTEARLSAIASELLRDIEKNTVDFTPNFDDTINEPTVLPAMFPNLLVNGSTGISAGYATEIPPHHLGEVIDGVIMRIDNPTCTVQDLMKVIKGPDFPTGGIIQGIDGIQKAYETGKGRIVIRGRAAIEDLRGGKQQIVIDEIPFEVNKANLVKKIDEFRIDRRMDGISEVRDETDRTGLRIVIELKKDADATGVLNYLYKNSDLQVSYNFNMVAIANRTPKQMSLPQILDAYIGHQKEVVTRRSQYELDKAKERQHIVEGLIKAISILDEVIATIRASKDKRDAKNNLMAKYQFTEPQAEAIVNLQLYRLTNTDITALQEEADELQKKIDMLTSILNSPIKLFNVIKKDLLHIKKTYADERRTKIEDVIEEIIINLEVMVPSEDVIVTVTKDGYIKRTSPRSYAASNGKDFGIKENDYLIGQFEINTTDKLLLFTNKGNYLYIPVHEMPDIRWKDLGQHVANIVPIDKNEDLVRAVPVKEFKEDEYLLFFTKNGMIKKSQLSLYQAQRYSKPLVAVNLKGDDEVVDVLISNGDHDIFIATRNGYGLWFTEEEVSIMGQRAAGVKAINLKDGDFVVSGAVFKPDSSVELVLLTHRGAAKKMALKEFEKTSRAKRGLVMLRELKSNPHFVASLKAVEKNQLVFLKTEKDIITSVDPENLRLNDRYSNGSFIIDADESGSIKEVWIVSKDTEPIDEGKE; encoded by the coding sequence ATGGAATTACCTCTTGAAGATGTGCTAGGTGACCGTTTTGGTCGCTATAGTAAATATATAATCCAAGATCGGGCGTTACCGGATGCCCGTGATGGTTTAAAGCCAGTGCAAAGACGGATTTTATATGCCATGTATCAAGAAGGAAATACTAATGAAAAGCCCTATAGAAAATCTGCTAAAACAGTTGGTAATGTAATTGGTAATTACCATCCACATGGTGACTCGTCTGTTTATGAAGCAATGGTGCGGATGAGTCAGGATTGGAAGGTACGCAATGTTTTAATACAAATGCACGGGAATAACGGTAGTATTGATGGAGATCCGCCTGCGGCAATGCGTTATACAGAAGCGAGACTTTCTGCGATTGCATCAGAACTTTTACGTGATATTGAGAAAAATACCGTCGATTTTACGCCAAACTTTGATGATACGATTAATGAACCAACTGTCTTACCGGCGATGTTTCCAAATCTGTTAGTCAATGGATCAACAGGGATTTCGGCTGGATATGCAACTGAAATTCCACCTCACCATTTAGGTGAAGTCATTGATGGCGTTATTATGAGAATAGATAATCCTACTTGTACTGTACAGGATTTAATGAAAGTAATTAAAGGTCCTGATTTCCCAACTGGTGGTATTATCCAGGGGATAGATGGTATTCAAAAAGCTTATGAAACCGGTAAAGGTCGAATTGTTATACGAGGCCGTGCAGCAATTGAGGATTTACGAGGTGGCAAACAACAAATTGTGATTGATGAGATCCCGTTTGAAGTAAATAAAGCCAATCTTGTAAAAAAAATTGATGAATTCAGGATTGACCGCCGTATGGATGGGATTTCAGAAGTTCGAGATGAAACGGATCGTACAGGCTTAAGAATTGTAATTGAATTAAAGAAAGATGCAGATGCCACGGGTGTCTTGAATTACCTTTATAAAAATTCCGATTTGCAGGTATCGTATAATTTTAATATGGTAGCAATTGCAAATCGTACACCAAAACAAATGAGTTTACCGCAAATTTTGGATGCTTATATTGGTCATCAAAAAGAGGTTGTAACGAGACGTTCACAATATGAATTGGATAAAGCAAAAGAACGTCAACATATTGTGGAAGGCTTAATCAAAGCCATCTCGATTCTTGATGAAGTAATCGCTACGATTCGCGCATCAAAGGACAAGCGTGATGCAAAAAATAATTTGATGGCTAAATATCAGTTTACAGAACCCCAGGCAGAAGCAATCGTAAATTTACAGTTATATCGTTTAACAAACACGGACATTACAGCGCTTCAAGAAGAAGCTGATGAACTTCAAAAGAAAATAGATATGCTGACAAGCATTTTAAATAGTCCTATAAAATTATTTAATGTCATAAAAAAAGACCTGCTTCACATTAAAAAAACGTATGCGGATGAACGGCGTACGAAAATTGAAGATGTAATTGAAGAAATAATAATTAACCTAGAGGTAATGGTGCCATCAGAAGATGTAATCGTAACTGTAACAAAGGATGGATACATTAAGAGAACATCACCAAGGTCATATGCTGCCTCAAATGGGAAGGATTTCGGTATAAAAGAAAACGATTATTTAATTGGACAATTTGAAATCAATACAACCGATAAGCTATTGTTATTTACCAATAAAGGGAATTACCTTTATATCCCGGTCCATGAGATGCCAGATATCCGCTGGAAAGACTTAGGGCAACACGTTGCTAATATTGTTCCAATTGATAAAAATGAGGATTTAGTACGTGCAGTACCGGTTAAAGAATTTAAAGAAGATGAATACTTGTTATTCTTTACAAAAAATGGAATGATAAAAAAATCACAGCTATCATTATATCAAGCACAACGTTATTCGAAACCGCTCGTTGCAGTTAATTTAAAAGGCGATGATGAGGTTGTAGATGTTCTCATTTCAAATGGGGATCATGATATCTTCATAGCAACTAGAAATGGCTATGGACTGTGGTTTACTGAGGAAGAAGTAAGTATTATGGGACAACGTGCAGCGGGAGTTAAGGCTATTAATTTGAAGGATGGTGACTTCGTTGTTAGTGGGGCTGTCTTTAAACCTGACTCCTCGGTTGAACTAGTGCTCCTTACTCATCGAGGGGCAGCCAAAAAGATGGCGCTAAAAGAATTTGAGAAAACAAGTCGTGCTAAACGTGGATTAGTTATGTTAAGAGAATTAAAATCGAATCCTCATTTTGTTGCTAGTTTAAAAGCTGTCGAAAAAAATCAACTAGTATTTTTGAAAACAGAAAAAGATATTATTACAAGCGTGGATCCTGAGAATTTAAGGTTAAATGATCGTTACAGTAATGGATCGTTTATTATCGATGCTGATGAAAGTGGAAGTATTAAAGAAGTATGGATAGTCTCAAAGGATACAGAACCCATAGACGAGGGGAAAGAGTAG